In Candidatus Hydrogenedentota bacterium, the following are encoded in one genomic region:
- a CDS encoding sigma-70 family RNA polymerase sigma factor: MKSLDDKALALAFQAGEEAAFDEIVTRFQGRVYAVAYRVLGNREDALDVAQEVFLKVHRKIGSWQPTGGFLPWVLRMATNHSIDQLRRRKRYPEQPLDEAFTPASEGAAVEPVSMNTSTEVRAREIEDRVRKALPVLSPAQREVFLLRHYEGLQLAEIADSMGCTVGSVKVHLFRALKKLQTELKDLYEKNDNNQP, from the coding sequence TTGAAGTCCCTGGACGACAAGGCCCTCGCGCTCGCGTTTCAGGCGGGGGAGGAGGCGGCATTCGACGAAATTGTGACCCGCTTTCAGGGGCGCGTCTACGCCGTCGCCTACCGTGTGCTCGGCAATCGGGAAGACGCCCTCGACGTGGCCCAGGAGGTATTCCTCAAGGTACACCGCAAAATCGGATCATGGCAGCCCACCGGCGGCTTCCTGCCCTGGGTGCTGCGGATGGCCACCAACCACAGCATCGACCAGTTGCGCCGCCGCAAGCGCTATCCGGAGCAGCCGCTCGACGAGGCCTTTACCCCCGCGTCCGAAGGCGCCGCCGTGGAGCCGGTCTCCATGAATACCAGCACCGAGGTGCGCGCCCGCGAAATTGAAGACCGGGTCCGGAAGGCGCTGCCCGTCCTGTCGCCCGCACAGCGCGAGGTCTTCCTTCTGCGCCACTACGAAGGGCTGCAACTCGCGGAAATCGCCGATAGCATGGGATGCACCGTCGGAAGCGTCAAAGTACACTTGTTTCGGGCGTTAAAGAAACTTCAGACCGAATTGAAAGACCTGTACGAGAAAAACGACAACAATCAGCCGTGA
- a CDS encoding ABC transporter permease — protein MLGMVFGVASVIAMLSIGEGASAKAMEDIRKLGSTNIIVNSIKPIEEAESSQSQRSSRSASIYGLQYSDVERVKRTFDAVTAVVPVKSLRKEGRLHDRSMELRLVGTSPQWFDLVQRRLIAGRSMTPRDEADFANVAVLTEYGARRLLATKNTIGQSLRLGGEYFEVIGIVESEGAASGDIQSLDENVDAYIPISVAKSRFGDMVTVMTTGSFQREVVELHQMIVSVRSNEEVEGTAKALETMLERFHTKKDFSMSVPLTLLRQAEATKRTFNIVLGSIAAISLLVGGIGIMNIMLASVTERTREIGVRRAIGARRAQIILQFLIETVVLSVAGGLIGIVIGFAIPMGVTYFADMPTIVTMSSLVLSAGISVAIGIVFGLYPAIRAANLDPITALRHE, from the coding sequence ATGCTCGGCATGGTGTTCGGCGTCGCCAGCGTCATCGCCATGCTCTCCATTGGCGAGGGCGCTTCCGCCAAGGCCATGGAGGATATCCGAAAGCTCGGGAGCACGAATATCATCGTCAATTCAATCAAGCCCATCGAGGAGGCCGAAAGCAGCCAGTCCCAGCGAAGTTCGCGAAGCGCAAGCATCTACGGCCTCCAATACAGCGATGTGGAGCGGGTAAAGCGAACCTTTGACGCGGTGACCGCCGTCGTTCCCGTGAAGTCGCTCCGGAAGGAAGGCCGCCTCCACGATCGCTCCATGGAGCTGCGGCTCGTGGGCACCTCCCCGCAGTGGTTTGACCTCGTCCAGCGGCGCCTCATCGCGGGCCGCAGCATGACCCCGCGGGACGAGGCGGACTTCGCCAACGTGGCCGTCCTCACCGAGTACGGCGCGCGGCGCCTCCTCGCCACGAAGAACACCATCGGGCAATCCCTGCGGCTCGGCGGCGAATACTTTGAAGTGATCGGGATCGTCGAAAGCGAGGGCGCCGCTTCCGGCGACATCCAGTCGCTCGACGAGAACGTGGACGCCTATATCCCCATTTCCGTGGCCAAGTCCCGCTTCGGCGATATGGTCACCGTCATGACCACGGGCAGCTTTCAGCGCGAGGTCGTCGAACTGCATCAGATGATCGTATCGGTGCGGTCCAACGAGGAAGTCGAAGGCACGGCCAAGGCGCTCGAAACCATGCTCGAGCGCTTCCACACCAAGAAAGACTTCTCCATGAGCGTGCCGCTCACGCTACTCCGCCAGGCGGAAGCCACGAAGCGCACCTTCAACATCGTGCTCGGCTCCATCGCCGCCATCAGCCTGCTCGTCGGCGGGATAGGCATCATGAACATCATGCTCGCCTCCGTCACCGAGCGTACCCGGGAAATCGGCGTCCGCCGCGCCATCGGAGCCCGGCGCGCCCAGATTATCCTCCAGTTCCTCATCGAAACCGTCGTGCTTTCCGTGGCCGGCGGGCTTATCGGAATCGTAATTGGATTCGCCATCCCCATGGGCGTCACCTACTTCGCCGACATGCCCACCATCGTAACCATGAGCAGCCTCGTCCTCTCCGCGGGCATCAGCGTGGCTATCGGAATCGTCTTCGGCCTGTATCCGGCCATTCGGGCCGCAAACCTTGACCCAATCACGGCGCTGCGCCATGAATAA
- a CDS encoding RNA polymerase sigma factor, with protein MKDESKLVRQAAGGDAGALGELFRRYGADVLRLARSMGHRGGEAEDLMQDTFLAAMEGIGRFQHRSSFKTWLLAILFRQSSRRYRYQAVRAEESLGHAPDGAGNGGPRLSVVPRPEYRLDVEAMLDSLSPDHRAVLVLRELEGYSYDEIASALGIPRGTVESRLFRARAQLREGFKEYSTRDARHARARRNPVETGHD; from the coding sequence TTGAAGGACGAATCGAAACTCGTACGGCAGGCTGCCGGCGGCGATGCCGGAGCGCTCGGCGAACTGTTCCGGCGCTACGGCGCCGACGTGCTCCGTCTGGCCCGCTCCATGGGCCACCGGGGCGGCGAGGCGGAGGACCTCATGCAGGACACGTTTTTGGCAGCGATGGAAGGGATCGGGCGCTTCCAGCACCGCTCCTCGTTCAAAACCTGGCTCCTCGCAATCCTGTTCCGGCAGTCAAGCCGGCGCTACCGCTACCAGGCTGTCCGGGCCGAGGAATCGCTCGGACATGCCCCGGATGGCGCCGGAAACGGCGGGCCCCGGCTGTCCGTTGTCCCCCGGCCCGAATACCGGCTGGATGTGGAGGCCATGCTCGACAGCCTCTCTCCGGACCATCGCGCGGTCCTGGTGCTGCGCGAACTGGAGGGCTATTCCTACGATGAAATTGCCTCGGCCCTCGGCATTCCGCGCGGCACCGTCGAGTCGCGCCTCTTCCGCGCGCGCGCGCAGTTGCGCGAAGGCTTTAAAGAATACAGCACCCGGGACGCCCGCCACGCACGCGCGCGGCGGAACCCGGTGGAGACCGGCCATGACTAG
- a CDS encoding zf-HC2 domain-containing protein has protein sequence MTSQTCTSSDSILAQRYYDGELGAGEAARFEAHLAGCASCRERMALWADMGRALREAYPGGEVLPNPDSWVRAVRDRQLQTSRRVTWGLLAAASMLLVASLSFAGYTRAGSGGYPASPARWESYVVAAPVIDDEFPETDSRTLLAIHIQQPAENRND, from the coding sequence ATGACTAGCCAGACCTGTACCTCAAGCGATTCCATACTGGCCCAGCGCTACTACGACGGCGAACTGGGCGCCGGCGAAGCCGCGCGCTTCGAAGCCCACCTCGCGGGCTGCGCCTCCTGCCGGGAGCGCATGGCCCTTTGGGCGGACATGGGGCGGGCGCTGCGCGAGGCCTATCCGGGAGGCGAAGTGCTCCCGAATCCGGATAGCTGGGTGCGCGCCGTTCGCGATCGCCAGTTGCAGACCTCGCGCCGCGTCACCTGGGGCCTGCTCGCCGCCGCCTCCATGCTTCTCGTCGCCTCCCTCTCCTTTGCGGGGTACACCCGCGCCGGCAGCGGCGGGTATCCCGCCTCGCCAGCCCGCTGGGAGTCCTATGTCGTGGCCGCCCCCGTCATAGACGATGAATTCCCCGAAACGGATTCCAGAACGCTGCTGGCCATACATATCCAGCAGCCGGCGGAGAATCGAAATGACTAA
- a CDS encoding TolC family protein, with amino-acid sequence MLPFGLLRCLSASLATTLLVTGCATSHYREAADKESYGILAQKSAQVPGMEPEFTLEKEAGWDPIQGLPLLETPGRPYAPETGGEIGYHVLSLEKALEIAVRNSRAYQQEKEILYLSALSLTLDRHRFGPRFSATASGDYARETTVTRAPSDLTEHVASARNIVSGIDALTGTSADLLAAYANLVEGAGAVTGADAAQRVIDHERSVSGNTRIGMSQLLTGGGLFAVSLTSNFLRFLTGDPATATASTLAASFSQPLLAGRGAKIAAETLTQAERDVLYRLREYTRFRKVFIVRTVNSYYAVLERKDVARNNWQSYQSFLTSVKREAAHAREGRATQADLGRLEQASLDNRNRWVSSVQAYQEALDQFKIDLGLPTDIQLVLDDGELSALVERGVVHPDISAEDAIEVALVSRLDYLNARDRVDDSGRRVKVAADALKPGLDLILAANVDTIGQDNFQRLDFRNLDWSAGLDLDLPLDRKAERNNLRAVLIDQERSIRSYTLAEDNVKLDVRSGWRTLERARLNYEIALNSVELNKRRVREQEVLADVGRGTAINLVDAQNDLTSAQNGLTNALVAHTIARLEFLRDMGILYIKENGNWEEVYEESGSAEPAAAPVAE; translated from the coding sequence TTGTTGCCTTTCGGTCTCCTCCGGTGCCTTTCGGCATCGCTTGCCACCACCCTGCTCGTCACCGGCTGCGCCACCAGCCACTACCGCGAGGCCGCGGACAAGGAGTCCTACGGCATACTCGCGCAAAAATCCGCCCAGGTCCCCGGGATGGAGCCCGAGTTCACCCTCGAAAAAGAGGCCGGCTGGGACCCGATCCAGGGCCTGCCCCTGCTGGAAACGCCCGGCCGCCCCTATGCTCCCGAAACCGGCGGCGAGATAGGCTACCACGTGCTCTCGCTCGAAAAGGCGCTCGAAATCGCGGTGCGGAACAGCCGCGCCTACCAGCAGGAGAAGGAAATCCTTTACCTGTCCGCCCTCTCGCTCACACTCGACCGGCATCGCTTCGGACCGCGTTTCTCCGCGACCGCCAGCGGCGATTATGCGCGCGAGACCACCGTGACCCGCGCGCCGTCCGATCTGACCGAGCACGTCGCCAGCGCCCGCAATATCGTTTCGGGAATCGACGCGCTCACGGGCACTTCCGCCGACCTGCTGGCCGCGTACGCAAACCTCGTCGAGGGCGCGGGGGCCGTAACCGGAGCCGACGCCGCGCAGCGCGTCATCGATCATGAGCGGAGCGTCTCCGGAAACACCCGCATCGGCATGAGCCAATTGCTCACCGGCGGCGGCCTCTTTGCCGTCTCGCTGACCTCCAACTTCCTCCGTTTCCTCACCGGCGATCCCGCCACGGCGACGGCCTCAACGCTCGCGGCCAGCTTCTCCCAGCCCCTCCTCGCCGGGCGGGGCGCGAAGATCGCCGCCGAAACCCTCACCCAGGCCGAGCGCGACGTACTCTACCGGCTCCGCGAATACACCCGCTTCCGCAAGGTCTTCATCGTGCGGACGGTCAACAGCTATTACGCCGTGCTGGAACGGAAGGATGTCGCCCGAAACAACTGGCAGAGCTACCAGAGCTTCCTGACCAGCGTGAAGCGCGAGGCCGCCCACGCGCGCGAAGGCCGCGCCACCCAGGCCGATCTCGGCCGTCTCGAACAGGCCTCTCTCGACAACCGCAACCGCTGGGTCTCCTCGGTGCAGGCCTACCAGGAAGCGCTCGACCAGTTCAAGATAGATCTGGGGCTTCCGACCGATATCCAGCTCGTGCTCGACGATGGCGAATTGAGCGCCCTGGTCGAACGCGGCGTCGTTCACCCGGACATCTCCGCCGAGGACGCCATTGAGGTCGCTCTGGTCTCCCGGCTCGACTACCTCAACGCGCGCGACCGCGTGGACGATTCCGGGCGCCGGGTAAAGGTCGCCGCGGACGCGCTCAAGCCCGGGCTCGACCTCATCCTCGCCGCGAATGTGGATACCATCGGCCAGGACAACTTCCAGCGCCTCGATTTCCGGAACCTGGACTGGTCCGCCGGCCTGGACCTGGACCTGCCCCTCGATCGGAAGGCCGAAAGGAATAACCTGCGCGCCGTCCTGATCGACCAGGAGCGGAGTATTCGCTCGTACACCCTCGCCGAGGACAACGTAAAACTTGACGTGCGCTCCGGCTGGCGTACCCTCGAGCGCGCCCGCCTGAATTACGAAATCGCCCTGAACAGTGTAGAATTGAATAAACGGCGCGTGCGCGAGCAGGAAGTGCTGGCCGATGTCGGCCGCGGAACCGCCATCAACCTGGTGGACGCCCAGAACGACCTCACCAGCGCCCAGAATGGCTTGACCAACGCGCTCGTCGCCCATACCATCGCGCGCCTTGAATTCCTGCGCGACATGGGCATCCTGTATATCAAGGAAAACGGAAACTGGGAAGAAGTCTACGAGGAGTCCGGATCCGCTGAACCCGCCGCCGCGCCGGTCGCGGAATAG
- a CDS encoding type II/IV secretion system protein, translated as MAGLKAFEKQFIRDSVVDEERLRQAKAAGVPFSGDAIIQLGFADAESVYQSLARFCELRYVPLGDLGVGEAVLRKVPARLATHYRCVPVEERDGTLVVAISDPLNAHRLDEIRAALKQRVEAVVATPDAIQQAIKQYYGVGAGTVERILDRPGAAPLETRRQETATLDGDNTDASIITFVNELILEAVKAGATDIHIEPFEAELRVRFRIDGILHATPVPARIQGFHAAIVSRVKIMANLNIAEKRLPQDGKILATFGHDSYDLRVSILPTPHGETVNLRVLARANAFLTLPELGFREEDLAQFNRFIGRPNGILLVTGPTGSGKTTTLYAALSKLNDLQRKIITIEDPVEYQIPGITQMQVHAQIGFDFARGLRSVLRHDPDILLVGEIRDYETAEMAVRSSLTGHLVLSTLHTNDSAGAVTRLLDMGVEPFLIASTMIAAIAQRLLRNNCPECSRPADHDPALLAAEFGDIAGELAGASFRAGAGCPACRNTGYRGRAAIYEMLPFTPEIKALTVERATSQVIKETARKQGLRTLRRAGWLRAKEGATTVEEVLRVTADADVLPDPEIGDAPVSL; from the coding sequence TTGGCCGGGCTGAAGGCATTCGAGAAGCAGTTCATCCGCGATAGCGTCGTGGATGAAGAGCGCCTGCGCCAGGCGAAGGCCGCCGGCGTACCCTTCTCCGGCGACGCCATCATCCAGCTCGGCTTCGCGGACGCCGAGTCGGTCTACCAATCCCTCGCCCGCTTCTGCGAATTGCGCTACGTCCCGCTCGGCGATCTCGGCGTGGGGGAGGCGGTGCTCCGCAAAGTGCCCGCCCGCCTGGCCACGCACTACCGCTGCGTGCCCGTGGAAGAGCGCGACGGGACGCTCGTCGTCGCCATCAGCGATCCCCTCAATGCCCACCGCCTGGACGAAATCCGCGCCGCCCTGAAGCAGCGCGTGGAAGCCGTGGTCGCGACGCCGGACGCCATTCAGCAGGCGATCAAGCAGTACTACGGCGTCGGGGCCGGCACCGTTGAGCGCATTCTCGACCGGCCGGGCGCCGCGCCGCTCGAAACCCGCCGCCAGGAGACCGCCACGCTCGACGGCGACAACACCGACGCGTCAATCATCACCTTCGTCAACGAGTTGATCCTCGAAGCGGTCAAGGCGGGCGCAACGGATATCCACATCGAACCCTTCGAGGCCGAATTGCGCGTACGCTTCCGGATCGACGGCATCCTGCACGCCACGCCCGTCCCCGCGCGCATCCAGGGGTTCCACGCCGCCATCGTCTCGCGCGTGAAGATCATGGCGAACTTGAACATTGCCGAGAAGCGACTCCCGCAGGACGGAAAAATCCTGGCAACTTTCGGCCACGATTCCTACGACCTGCGCGTCAGCATCCTGCCGACCCCGCACGGGGAAACCGTGAATCTGCGGGTGCTCGCGCGCGCGAACGCCTTCCTCACCTTGCCGGAACTGGGCTTTCGCGAGGAAGATCTGGCGCAGTTCAATCGCTTTATCGGGCGCCCAAACGGCATCCTGCTGGTGACCGGCCCCACGGGAAGCGGGAAGACCACCACGCTCTACGCCGCGCTGAGCAAGCTCAACGACCTGCAGCGGAAAATTATCACCATCGAGGACCCGGTCGAGTACCAAATCCCGGGGATCACGCAGATGCAGGTGCACGCGCAAATCGGCTTCGACTTCGCCCGGGGGCTCCGGTCGGTACTCCGCCACGATCCCGATATCCTCCTGGTGGGCGAGATCCGGGACTACGAAACGGCCGAGATGGCGGTCCGGTCCAGCCTGACGGGCCACCTCGTGCTGAGCACGTTGCATACAAACGATTCTGCCGGCGCCGTCACCCGCCTGCTGGACATGGGCGTCGAGCCGTTTTTGATCGCCAGCACCATGATCGCCGCCATCGCCCAGCGCCTGCTCCGGAACAATTGCCCGGAATGCAGCCGCCCGGCCGACCACGACCCCGCCCTGCTGGCCGCGGAATTCGGCGACATCGCCGGGGAACTGGCGGGCGCTTCGTTCCGCGCGGGGGCAGGCTGTCCCGCCTGCCGCAACACCGGCTACAGAGGGCGCGCCGCCATCTACGAAATGCTGCCCTTCACCCCGGAGATTAAGGCCCTGACCGTCGAACGCGCGACCTCGCAGGTGATCAAGGAAACCGCCCGAAAGCAGGGCCTGCGCACCCTCCGCCGCGCGGGCTGGCTCCGCGCGAAGGAAGGCGCCACCACCGTGGAGGAAGTGCTGCGCGTGACAGCCGATGCCGACGTGTTGCCAGACCCCGAGATCGGCGATGCCCCAGTTTCGCTATGA
- a CDS encoding HlyD family efflux transporter periplasmic adaptor subunit: MKSTLSQGTGRRKAGIAIAAGVAVLLFIILVGRRDTAEGSIRKAEYFTVREGPLTISVTQSGTIKAKDQIILKNEVEGQAQIIFLIEEGTIVEEGDLLVELDASQLVDSRVDQQIRVQNTEATYISERENLEVVKNQAESDVTAAELAYQFAREDEKKYVEGDYPMLVKEAEAKIALSLSEQSQTKEQLLGSQRLLDEGFLTSIEFDRHKQQAERAELELELAQSSMALLKDYTYTRKMTELRSATEEAERALQRARLRANSDVVQAEARLRASESEFERQKERLTKLDEQIKKARIYAPSAGLVIHATTADGGGWRSRTEPLDEGQMVRERQELIYLPTADEMTAEVRVHESNLNKIKVGMGVRIKIDALPEQTFTGHVTRIAPLPDAQSSFMNPDLKVYTTQIEIAGSNPNLRTGMTCEAEIMVAHFDNTVHVPVQSVFLVRGKPTAFVSRPGGAYDQREVEVGLDNNRMLQIASGLKPGENVLMTPPLDIAAVALETDAAASGDGVGFIGAREVASPNANGGQRGRNAENAGGAGGDIVPPAAAGGAGEEGRGSGGENAERGPGGRGAGGPDFANMSEEERAAMRERFQNMSEEERAAMREERMRNMTPEERAQWEQRRQQRGNRDGQSQ, translated from the coding sequence GTGAAATCCACTCTGAGTCAGGGAACGGGCCGGCGAAAGGCCGGCATCGCCATCGCTGCGGGCGTGGCCGTGCTGTTGTTCATAATCCTCGTGGGGCGCCGCGATACCGCCGAGGGCTCCATCCGGAAGGCCGAGTACTTCACGGTGCGCGAGGGCCCGCTGACCATCAGCGTGACGCAATCCGGCACGATCAAGGCCAAGGACCAGATCATTCTAAAGAATGAAGTGGAGGGCCAGGCCCAGATCATCTTCCTCATCGAAGAGGGCACGATTGTGGAGGAAGGCGATTTGCTGGTCGAGCTCGATGCGAGCCAGCTCGTGGACAGCCGCGTGGATCAGCAGATCCGGGTTCAGAACACCGAAGCAACCTACATCAGCGAGCGCGAAAACCTGGAGGTCGTCAAGAATCAGGCGGAGAGCGATGTGACCGCCGCGGAACTCGCCTACCAGTTCGCGCGGGAAGACGAGAAGAAATACGTTGAAGGCGACTATCCGATGCTGGTGAAGGAGGCGGAGGCCAAAATCGCCTTGAGCCTCTCGGAGCAGAGCCAGACCAAGGAGCAGTTGCTCGGTTCGCAGCGCCTCCTGGACGAAGGCTTCCTCACATCCATCGAGTTTGACAGGCACAAGCAGCAGGCCGAACGGGCCGAACTCGAACTCGAGCTCGCGCAGTCGTCCATGGCGCTGCTGAAAGATTATACGTACACCCGGAAGATGACCGAACTGAGGAGTGCGACCGAAGAGGCCGAGCGCGCCCTGCAGCGCGCCAGGCTGCGCGCGAACTCCGACGTCGTTCAGGCCGAGGCCCGTCTCCGGGCGAGCGAGTCCGAGTTCGAGCGGCAGAAGGAGCGCCTCACCAAGCTCGACGAGCAGATCAAAAAGGCGCGGATCTACGCGCCCTCCGCCGGCCTCGTCATTCACGCGACCACCGCCGATGGCGGCGGATGGCGGAGCCGCACCGAGCCGCTCGACGAGGGCCAGATGGTCCGCGAGCGCCAGGAGCTCATCTACCTGCCAACGGCCGACGAAATGACCGCCGAAGTCCGCGTGCACGAGTCGAACCTGAACAAGATCAAGGTCGGCATGGGCGTGCGGATCAAAATCGACGCCCTGCCGGAACAGACCTTCACCGGGCACGTTACGCGTATTGCCCCGTTGCCGGACGCGCAAAGCTCCTTCATGAATCCCGATCTGAAGGTCTACACCACCCAGATAGAGATTGCAGGCTCCAACCCCAATCTCCGCACCGGCATGACCTGCGAGGCGGAGATCATGGTGGCGCATTTCGACAACACCGTCCACGTACCCGTCCAGTCCGTCTTTCTCGTACGGGGAAAGCCCACGGCCTTCGTCAGCAGGCCGGGCGGCGCCTACGATCAGCGCGAGGTTGAAGTCGGCCTCGACAACAACCGCATGCTGCAAATCGCGTCGGGCCTCAAGCCGGGCGAGAACGTGCTCATGACCCCGCCGCTGGACATCGCCGCCGTGGCGCTCGAAACCGACGCCGCCGCATCGGGCGATGGCGTCGGCTTCATCGGAGCCCGGGAGGTCGCCTCCCCCAACGCCAACGGCGGGCAGCGCGGTCGAAATGCGGAGAACGCGGGTGGAGCCGGTGGAGACATTGTGCCGCCGGCCGCCGCCGGTGGCGCCGGCGAGGAGGGCCGTGGAAGTGGCGGCGAAAACGCCGAGCGCGGTCCAGGCGGCCGCGGCGCCGGCGGGCCCGATTTTGCGAATATGTCGGAAGAGGAGCGCGCGGCCATGCGGGAGCGCTTCCAGAACATGTCGGAAGAAGAGCGCGCGGCCATGCGCGAGGAACGCATGCGCAACATGACTCCGGAAGAGCGCGCCCAGTGGGAGCAGCGCCGGCAGCAACGAGGTAATCGTGACGGCCAATCCCAGTAG
- a CDS encoding zf-HC2 domain-containing protein, whose amino-acid sequence MFGCRKYQGMIAASLYEPLSVDEQRQLSAHLGACPACAEASRSLGSLVRALPDAAPPFTGDLLPALQSERPTVRDHRPFSTLKPVIAYTALFVLACVVFAFARLNNSQPDLPPVAAVNPPIQTIDAAYREAAAGDVEVALAMLEEAREAAATPTEAGALLLAAANIEYGYMRRYAIAYDKYKSVFDNYGEAWAQSEGAVKDRFDLLTEARDQAFEPLYQVDSARLQGEAGIPVLEDLMARYPGRAVAREALGAMLALVDGEGVTGLEAVKVRCTNPVALAQVDVHLGERYCADRLNPERGRALLMQVAGGGHEVPARMARDVLARLDNPNAASADQ is encoded by the coding sequence ATGTTTGGTTGCCGGAAGTATCAAGGCATGATCGCCGCTTCGCTCTATGAGCCGCTTTCCGTGGACGAGCAGCGACAACTCAGTGCCCATCTGGGCGCCTGTCCCGCCTGCGCGGAAGCCTCCCGTAGCCTTGGGAGCCTGGTGCGCGCGCTTCCCGACGCCGCGCCGCCCTTCACGGGCGACCTGCTGCCCGCACTGCAAAGTGAGCGGCCCACCGTGCGCGATCACCGCCCTTTCTCGACGCTTAAACCTGTTATTGCATATACAGCTCTTTTTGTGTTGGCTTGTGTTGTTTTTGCGTTTGCCCGGCTCAACAATTCCCAACCGGATCTACCCCCGGTCGCTGCGGTCAACCCGCCGATACAAACGATTGACGCCGCCTACCGGGAAGCTGCCGCCGGCGATGTCGAAGTCGCGCTCGCGATGCTTGAGGAGGCCCGTGAAGCCGCCGCCACGCCGACCGAGGCGGGCGCCCTGCTCCTGGCCGCCGCGAATATAGAATACGGCTATATGCGCCGGTATGCGATTGCTTACGATAAATACAAATCGGTTTTTGACAACTATGGCGAAGCCTGGGCCCAGTCCGAGGGAGCCGTAAAAGATCGTTTCGACCTCCTCACCGAGGCGCGGGATCAGGCCTTCGAACCCCTCTACCAGGTGGACAGCGCGCGCCTGCAGGGCGAGGCCGGCATTCCCGTCCTCGAAGACCTGATGGCCCGCTATCCCGGCCGCGCCGTCGCCCGGGAAGCGCTGGGCGCCATGCTGGCCCTCGTCGATGGCGAAGGCGTCACCGGGCTCGAAGCCGTGAAAGTCCGCTGCACCAACCCCGTGGCCCTTGCCCAGGTCGATGTGCACCTCGGCGAGCGTTACTGCGCCGATCGCCTGAATCCGGAGCGCGGTCGCGCCCTGCTTATGCAGGTCGCGGGCGGAGGCCACGAGGTGCCCGCAAGAATGGCGCGCGACGTCCTCGCCCGGCTGGACAACCCGAATGCGGCATCCGCGGACCAATAG
- a CDS encoding Spy/CpxP family protein refolding chaperone — protein sequence MTKLKVLAAVALVMAYIAGIATGWAGSTLAGEKPGPARDRGSWLSHALELSDSQKAQLEAIWSREAENAAEEDSRARVRALYEERNQAVREMLTPEQQAAYDGIHQSVEEQKDAIAAERRARHEAAVSKTMDILTPEQQEKYKKIIEDFEKRSPRRDRGPGGWNSGGK from the coding sequence ATGACTAAACTCAAAGTACTGGCCGCCGTCGCCCTCGTGATGGCCTACATCGCCGGCATCGCCACCGGATGGGCCGGCTCCACCCTCGCCGGCGAGAAGCCCGGCCCGGCCCGCGATCGGGGCTCCTGGTTGAGCCACGCCCTCGAACTGAGCGACAGCCAGAAAGCCCAGCTCGAAGCCATCTGGTCCCGCGAAGCCGAAAACGCCGCCGAAGAAGACTCCCGCGCCCGCGTTCGCGCACTCTACGAAGAACGCAACCAGGCCGTGCGCGAAATGCTCACCCCGGAGCAGCAGGCCGCCTACGACGGGATTCACCAATCCGTCGAAGAGCAAAAAGACGCCATCGCGGCGGAGCGGCGCGCCCGGCACGAGGCCGCGGTAAGCAAGACCATGGACATTTTGACGCCCGAGCAGCAGGAAAAGTACAAGAAGATCATCGAGGACTTCGAAAAACGTTCGCCACGCCGCGATCGCGGGCCCGGCGGCTGGAATTCCGGCGGGAAATAG
- a CDS encoding ABC transporter ATP-binding protein: MITLDAVHKHYVMGNNVVKALDGVDLHFERGGFYAIMGSSGSGKSTMLNLIGCLDRPTSGTYTLENRNISTLDDNELSDLRLKYIGFIFQSFNLIPQLTVRENIELPLFYQQIAPEERARRAEVLAADVGLADRLGHRPTELSGGQMQRVAIARALANNPSLLLADEPTGNLDSKTGAQVMEILEGLYEAGKTLIMVTHEPEIAAHARTIVHMKDGNIERIESGRS, encoded by the coding sequence ATAATTACGCTGGACGCCGTGCACAAGCACTACGTCATGGGTAACAACGTCGTAAAGGCGCTGGATGGCGTCGATCTGCATTTCGAGCGCGGCGGGTTCTACGCCATCATGGGTTCGAGCGGAAGCGGGAAGAGCACCATGCTCAACCTGATCGGATGCCTGGACCGCCCGACTTCCGGAACCTACACCCTGGAAAACCGGAATATCAGCACACTCGACGACAACGAGCTCAGCGATCTGCGGCTGAAGTATATCGGCTTCATCTTCCAGAGCTTCAACCTCATCCCGCAGCTTACCGTTCGCGAGAATATTGAGTTGCCGCTCTTCTACCAGCAGATCGCGCCCGAGGAACGCGCGCGGCGCGCCGAAGTGCTCGCCGCGGACGTGGGCCTGGCCGACCGGCTGGGCCACCGGCCAACCGAACTCAGCGGCGGCCAGATGCAGCGCGTGGCCATTGCCCGCGCCCTGGCGAACAACCCCTCGCTGTTGCTGGCCGACGAACCCACCGGCAACCTGGACTCGAAGACCGGCGCCCAGGTGATGGAGATTCTCGAAGGCCTCTACGAGGCCGGCAAGACCCTGATTATGGTGACCCACGAACCCGAAATCGCCGCGCATGCGCGCACCATCGTGCACATGAAGGATGGCAACATCGAGCGTATTGAATCGGGGCGGTCATGA